A genomic segment from Streptomyces sp. NBC_00654 encodes:
- a CDS encoding NADP-dependent malic enzyme yields MAAEIVNPRSDSTTDSDIDHVDTTADEPFDPAFALHRGGKMAVRSTVPIRDKDDLSLAYTPGVAKVCSAIAENPELVHDYTWKSQVVAVVTDGTAVLGLGDIGPEASLPVMEGKAILFKQFGGVDAVPIALATTDADEIVDTVVRLAPSFGGVNLEDISAPRCFEIERKLQERLDIPVFHDDQHGTAVVTLAALRNAAKLSGRTLGDLRGVISGAGAAGVAIAKFLLEAGIGDIAVADRKGIVSRDREDLTDVKRELAAITNRAGISGPLESALAGADVFIGVSGGTVPEAAVASMAPGAYVFAMANPNPEVHPDIAHKYAAVVATGRSDFPNQINNVLAFPGIFAGALQVRASRITEGMKIAAANALADVVGDELAADYVIPSPFDERVAPAVTAAVAAAARAEGVARR; encoded by the coding sequence ATGGCAGCGGAGATCGTCAATCCTCGCAGCGACAGCACTACTGACAGTGACATCGATCACGTGGATACCACAGCCGACGAGCCCTTCGATCCGGCCTTCGCCCTTCACCGCGGCGGGAAGATGGCCGTGCGGTCCACCGTCCCGATCCGGGACAAGGACGACCTCTCCCTCGCGTACACACCCGGCGTCGCCAAGGTGTGCAGCGCCATCGCCGAGAATCCCGAGCTCGTCCACGACTACACCTGGAAATCGCAGGTCGTGGCCGTCGTGACGGACGGCACCGCCGTCCTCGGTCTCGGTGACATCGGTCCCGAGGCATCCCTCCCGGTGATGGAGGGCAAGGCGATCCTGTTCAAGCAGTTCGGCGGGGTCGACGCGGTGCCGATCGCGCTCGCCACCACCGACGCGGACGAGATCGTCGACACCGTCGTCCGGCTCGCGCCCTCCTTCGGCGGAGTGAACCTGGAGGACATCTCGGCCCCCCGGTGCTTCGAGATCGAGCGCAAGCTCCAGGAGCGCCTGGACATCCCCGTCTTCCACGACGACCAGCACGGCACCGCCGTCGTGACCCTCGCGGCCCTGCGGAACGCCGCGAAGCTGTCCGGGCGGACGCTCGGAGATCTGCGCGGGGTCATCTCCGGCGCCGGGGCGGCAGGGGTGGCCATCGCCAAGTTCCTGCTGGAGGCCGGGATCGGCGATATCGCCGTGGCCGACCGCAAGGGCATCGTCAGCCGGGACCGCGAGGACCTGACCGACGTCAAGCGGGAGCTGGCCGCGATCACCAACAGGGCGGGCATCTCCGGACCGTTGGAGTCGGCCCTGGCCGGCGCCGACGTGTTCATCGGTGTCTCCGGCGGTACGGTCCCGGAGGCGGCCGTCGCCTCGATGGCCCCGGGGGCGTACGTCTTCGCCATGGCCAACCCGAATCCCGAGGTCCACCCCGACATCGCGCACAAGTACGCGGCGGTGGTGGCGACCGGGCGTTCGGACTTCCCGAACCAGATCAACAACGTGCTGGCCTTCCCCGGCATCTTCGCCGGCGCGCTCCAGGTCCGGGCTTCCCGGATCACCGAGGGCATGAAGATCGCGGCGGCGAACGCGCTGGCCGACGTGGTCGGTGACGAACTGGCGGCGGACTACGTGATCCCGTCCCCGTTCGACGAGCGGGTCGCCCCGGCGGTGACGGCGGCCGTGGCCGCCGCCGCGCGGGCGGAGGGCGTCGCGCGCCGCTGA
- a CDS encoding PadR family transcriptional regulator: protein MPPVFAHGRLRLYLLKLLDEAPRHGYEVIRLLEERFQGLYAPSAGTVYPRLAKLEAEGLVTHATEGGRKVYSITDAGRAELAGRGGELADLELEIRDSVSELAAEIRDDVRGAAGKLRSEMRAAASESRHTPGGGTPGGKGTKGAKGSRPHPFGDFGDLGDLGDSEAWRTAKEELRKAKQEWKEQARRAKDESRRAREDAQQARRQAQEAQEKARDQMQSAARQVQEHFARGDWPAGVREGLAEITGQLGGFARTGNWPPFGKPEDTRTSEDTEATGAAGTAGADPEWGRDTATTGDPARDLDRLLDRFRDDIRDAARDHGVTAEQVTEARHHLGTAAAHVDSLLRKGGPAGEDDRAGDRDRA from the coding sequence ATGCCCCCCGTATTCGCCCACGGCCGCCTGCGCCTCTACCTGCTGAAGCTGCTGGACGAGGCCCCGCGCCACGGCTACGAGGTGATCCGGCTCCTGGAGGAACGTTTCCAGGGCCTGTACGCGCCCTCGGCGGGCACCGTCTACCCGCGCCTGGCCAAGCTGGAGGCCGAGGGCCTGGTCACGCACGCCACCGAGGGCGGCCGCAAGGTCTACTCGATCACCGACGCGGGACGCGCCGAGCTGGCGGGCCGCGGCGGCGAACTGGCCGATCTGGAACTGGAGATCCGCGACTCCGTCTCCGAGCTGGCCGCCGAGATCCGCGACGACGTCCGCGGAGCGGCGGGCAAGCTGCGCAGCGAGATGCGGGCCGCCGCGTCCGAGTCCCGGCACACCCCTGGCGGCGGAACGCCGGGCGGCAAGGGCACCAAGGGCGCGAAGGGTTCCCGCCCCCACCCGTTCGGCGACTTCGGCGACCTGGGCGACCTGGGCGACAGCGAGGCATGGCGCACGGCGAAGGAAGAGCTGCGCAAGGCCAAGCAGGAGTGGAAGGAGCAGGCCCGCCGGGCGAAGGACGAGTCCCGGCGCGCCCGCGAGGACGCCCAGCAGGCCCGCCGTCAGGCCCAGGAGGCCCAGGAGAAGGCACGCGACCAGATGCAGAGCGCCGCACGCCAGGTCCAGGAGCACTTCGCGCGGGGCGACTGGCCCGCCGGTGTGCGCGAGGGCCTGGCCGAGATCACCGGCCAGCTCGGCGGATTCGCCAGGACGGGCAACTGGCCCCCCTTCGGCAAGCCCGAGGACACCCGGACCTCCGAGGACACGGAAGCCACCGGAGCGGCCGGGACCGCCGGGGCGGACCCCGAGTGGGGCCGGGACACGGCCACCACGGGCGACCCGGCCCGCGACCTGGACCGCCTCCTGGACCGCTTCCGCGACGACATCCGCGATGCGGCACGGGACCACGGCGTCACGGCGGAACAGGTCACCGAGGCCCGCCACCACCTGGGTACGGCCGCGGCCCACGTCGACTCGCTGCTGCGCAAGGGCGGCCCGGCGGGCGAGGACGACCGCGCCGGCGACCGCGACAGGGCCTGA
- a CDS encoding Clp protease N-terminal domain-containing protein, which yields MFERFTKGARAVVTGAVVQAERAGAGSVAEEHLLLALLEQRGSRASFAVAALGLADGRDSLESSLADARRRGGLTRADTEALAGIGIDVDEIVSRVEGAHGEGALAGDRTSRRWWSGRRPFTPGAKTILEKSLRVALGRGDRFIGEEHLLLALTATPGTVADVLAEHGATYATVERALYGAGAADRRGGGPQAEAG from the coding sequence ATGTTCGAGCGATTCACCAAGGGCGCCCGAGCCGTCGTGACCGGTGCCGTCGTCCAGGCCGAACGGGCCGGTGCCGGCTCGGTCGCCGAGGAACATCTGCTCCTCGCCCTGCTGGAACAGAGGGGCAGCCGGGCCTCCTTCGCCGTCGCGGCGCTCGGCCTCGCCGACGGCCGTGACTCGCTGGAGTCCTCGCTCGCCGATGCCCGTCGGCGCGGAGGCCTGACCAGGGCCGACACGGAGGCGCTCGCCGGGATCGGGATCGACGTCGACGAGATCGTGTCCCGTGTGGAAGGGGCGCACGGCGAGGGCGCGCTCGCCGGTGACCGGACGAGCCGCCGGTGGTGGTCCGGGCGCCGCCCGTTCACCCCGGGCGCGAAGACCATCCTGGAGAAGTCGCTGCGGGTCGCCCTCGGGCGCGGCGACCGCTTCATCGGCGAGGAGCACCTGCTGCTGGCGCTCACCGCCACCCCCGGAACGGTCGCGGACGTCCTCGCCGAGCACGGGGCGACCTACGCGACCGTGGAGCGTGCCCTGTACGGGGCCGGGGCAGCGGACCGGCGCGGCGGAGGGCCGCAGGCGGAGGCGGGCTGA
- a CDS encoding helix-turn-helix domain-containing protein codes for MTEATDLAARAGDRDPRVGLRAVAALRRLLEQLEAVQVASARAQGWSWQEIAAELGVSRQAVHKKYGRH; via the coding sequence ATGACCGAAGCAACGGATCTGGCCGCACGTGCCGGTGACCGCGACCCGCGTGTCGGGCTGCGGGCCGTCGCCGCGCTGCGGCGTCTGCTGGAACAACTCGAAGCCGTGCAGGTCGCGAGCGCCCGCGCCCAGGGCTGGTCGTGGCAGGAGATCGCGGCCGAGCTGGGCGTCAGCCGGCAGGCCGTGCACAAGAAGTACGGGAGGCATTGA
- a CDS encoding zinc-binding dehydrogenase has product MFAAYAARIDPDQPLNGLELGERPAPEARPGWTTVNVRAASLNHHDLWSLRGVGLAEDKLPMILGCDAAGVDQDGNEVVLHSVIGQTGHGVGPGETRSILTERYQGTFAEQVTVPSWNVLPKPKELTFEQAACLPTAWLTAYRMLFTNAGVRPGDSVLVQGAGGGVATAAIVLGKAAGLRMFATSRDEGRRGRAVELGAVEAYESGARLPHRMDAVIETVGAATWSHSVKALRPGGTIVISGATSGDRPSHAELTRIFFLELKVIGSTMGSKDELEDLLSFCAATGVRPVIDEVLPLDRAREGFERMESGEQFGKIVLTSS; this is encoded by the coding sequence ATGTTCGCCGCCTACGCAGCCCGCATCGACCCCGACCAGCCCCTGAACGGCCTTGAGCTGGGTGAACGCCCGGCGCCCGAGGCGCGTCCCGGCTGGACCACCGTCAACGTCAGGGCCGCCTCCCTCAACCATCACGACCTCTGGTCCCTGCGCGGCGTGGGCCTCGCCGAGGACAAGCTGCCGATGATCCTCGGCTGTGACGCCGCCGGGGTCGACCAGGACGGCAACGAGGTCGTCCTGCACTCGGTGATCGGCCAGACGGGGCACGGGGTCGGCCCCGGCGAGACGCGGTCCATCCTCACCGAGCGCTACCAGGGCACCTTCGCCGAGCAGGTCACCGTGCCCAGCTGGAACGTGCTGCCCAAACCGAAGGAGCTCACCTTCGAACAGGCGGCCTGCCTGCCGACCGCATGGCTCACCGCGTACCGGATGCTGTTCACCAACGCCGGGGTGCGCCCCGGCGATTCCGTGCTCGTCCAGGGTGCGGGCGGCGGTGTCGCCACCGCCGCCATCGTGCTCGGCAAGGCGGCCGGACTGAGGATGTTCGCCACCAGCCGGGACGAGGGCAGGCGCGGGCGGGCCGTCGAACTCGGCGCCGTGGAGGCGTACGAGTCCGGCGCCCGGCTTCCCCACCGCATGGACGCGGTCATCGAGACGGTCGGTGCCGCCACCTGGTCCCACTCGGTGAAGGCGCTGCGCCCCGGAGGCACGATCGTCATCTCCGGCGCCACCAGCGGTGACCGCCCCTCGCATGCCGAACTCACCCGGATCTTCTTCCTCGAACTGAAGGTCATCGGCTCCACGATGGGCTCCAAGGACGAGCTGGAGGACCTGCTCTCGTTCTGCGCGGCGACCGGTGTGCGGCCCGTCATCGACGAGGTGCTGCCGCTGGACCGGGCCCGGGAGGGGTTCGAACGGATGGAGTCGGGAGAGCAGTTCGGGAAGATCGTGCTCACCTCGTCCTAG
- a CDS encoding GNAT family N-acetyltransferase, translated as MAEMKTPEGLVLRSWRPDDAPAVLRAFAPAGMSRQSARPVTTPAEALEWVADRERERAAGTGYAWAVVGEGEVLGCVTVGAVNRVHDTGWVSYWTAGPARGRGVAGAGVRALARWAFGDLGLFRLELGHRTNNPASCRVAGRAGFAVEGIERGKLRYGEERFDVERHARLASDSVNEG; from the coding sequence ATGGCTGAGATGAAGACCCCTGAGGGGCTGGTGCTGCGTTCCTGGCGGCCGGACGACGCCCCGGCCGTGCTGCGCGCCTTCGCGCCCGCCGGGATGTCCCGCCAGTCGGCCCGTCCCGTCACGACCCCGGCCGAGGCCCTGGAGTGGGTGGCGGACCGGGAGCGGGAGCGCGCGGCCGGGACCGGCTACGCCTGGGCCGTCGTGGGGGAGGGCGAGGTGCTCGGGTGCGTGACCGTGGGTGCGGTGAACCGCGTCCACGACACGGGCTGGGTCTCGTACTGGACGGCCGGCCCCGCCCGGGGGCGGGGTGTCGCCGGGGCGGGCGTACGGGCGCTCGCGCGCTGGGCCTTCGGCGACCTCGGCCTGTTCCGGCTCGAACTGGGGCACCGGACGAACAATCCGGCCTCCTGCCGGGTCGCCGGGCGGGCCGGGTTCGCGGTGGAGGGGATCGAGCGGGGCAAGCTGCGGTACGGCGAGGAGCGGTTCGACGTGGAGCGGCACGCCCGTCTCGCGAGCGATTCTGTCAACGAAGGTTGA
- a CDS encoding cellulase family glycosylhydrolase yields the protein MRIGRALVAVVVSSVLAAGALAPAASARPAPDRPGSGIPRLTDDRGRALTLRGWNVEDKANRGEAALTAVTEKHFRDLRAKGFNFARLLVFWDDLEPERGRYSERYLRRIDRILDWARKYRVQVLLDAHQDVFGPAFGHRGIPAWATRTDGLPFTPHPDDWFAEYFEPAVQRAFTHLYEDPDLRRAQADMWRVLAGRFAHHPAVIGYDLINEPMGELREGEELPAAARRIEAEQLTPMYNRLARAVRSVDRDTWVFVEPTPIVGEGVPTGLGRIEDRRAVYAPHFYNTAMEAGADYDPGAGWIESYEAAVTAYPKERRMPVVVGEWGPLNNGLPLMNRFYREAVASLNRYSSGWAGYVWCYGGGYCALDEQGRFRTNKELTATPYAPAVAGTVRSDTYDADTRVYRLTYTAARRGTTEISLPPSARGWRVSVDGSAVVRGDARHGGELRVVARGGARVGVTVRESGAHG from the coding sequence ATGCGAATCGGCAGAGCACTCGTGGCAGTCGTCGTCTCCTCCGTGCTGGCGGCCGGGGCCCTCGCCCCCGCCGCGTCGGCGCGTCCCGCCCCCGACCGGCCGGGGAGTGGCATCCCGCGGCTGACCGACGACCGCGGCAGGGCCCTCACCCTGCGCGGCTGGAACGTCGAGGACAAGGCGAACCGGGGTGAGGCGGCCCTGACGGCCGTGACCGAGAAGCACTTCCGCGATCTGCGGGCCAAGGGGTTCAACTTCGCCCGGCTGCTGGTCTTCTGGGACGATCTGGAGCCGGAGCGGGGCCGGTACAGCGAACGGTATCTGCGCCGGATCGACCGGATCCTGGACTGGGCGCGGAAGTACCGCGTCCAGGTCCTCCTCGACGCCCACCAGGACGTCTTCGGCCCGGCGTTCGGCCACCGCGGCATCCCCGCCTGGGCCACCCGTACCGACGGGCTGCCGTTCACCCCGCACCCCGACGACTGGTTCGCCGAGTACTTCGAGCCGGCCGTCCAGCGGGCCTTCACCCACCTGTACGAGGACCCGGACCTGCGGCGCGCCCAGGCCGACATGTGGCGGGTCCTCGCGGGCCGGTTCGCGCACCATCCGGCGGTCATCGGCTACGACCTGATCAACGAGCCGATGGGGGAGCTGCGGGAGGGCGAGGAACTGCCCGCGGCCGCCCGCCGGATCGAGGCCGAACAGCTCACCCCGATGTACAACAGGCTGGCCCGCGCGGTGCGTTCGGTCGACCGCGACACCTGGGTCTTCGTCGAGCCCACGCCGATCGTGGGCGAGGGCGTGCCCACCGGGCTGGGCCGGATCGAGGACCGCAGGGCCGTGTACGCGCCGCACTTCTACAACACGGCGATGGAGGCGGGCGCCGACTACGACCCCGGCGCGGGCTGGATCGAGTCGTACGAGGCCGCCGTGACCGCGTACCCGAAGGAGCGGCGCATGCCGGTCGTCGTCGGCGAATGGGGGCCGCTGAACAACGGGCTCCCGCTGATGAACCGTTTCTACCGCGAGGCGGTCGCCTCCCTGAACCGCTACAGCTCCGGCTGGGCGGGCTATGTGTGGTGCTACGGGGGCGGCTACTGCGCCCTCGACGAGCAGGGCCGCTTCCGTACGAACAAGGAGCTGACCGCCACCCCGTACGCCCCGGCGGTCGCGGGCACGGTCCGCTCCGACACGTACGACGCGGATACCCGGGTCTACCGGCTCACCTACACGGCGGCCCGGCGCGGTACGACGGAGATCTCGCTGCCGCCCTCGGCGCGGGGCTGGCGGGTCTCGGTGGACGGGTCCGCCGTGGTCCGGGGGGACGCGCGGCACGGCGGAGAGCTGCGGGTCGTGGCGAGGGGCGGGGCGCGGGTGGGGGTGACGGTGCGCGAGAGTGGCGCCCATGGCTGA
- a CDS encoding DUF4097 family beta strand repeat-containing protein, whose product MPVSTWAVAEPQKLTFDEPVTTLQVRVVNGTVNVVGSEETAARLEISALEGPPLVVTQQDGTLTVAYEDLHWKSLHKWLEDKGWRRRAVVSVVVPADCAVEVGAVGAEAVVSGIRGRTDVRGVSGDTSVSGLTGKVTAETVSGNLEAQDVTGDLRFQSVSGDLTVVDGAGTSVRAESVSGGMILDLDPSGRPTDIRLTTVSGEIAIRLPHPADATVEANTASGTLSSAFEDLRVSGQWGAKKITGTLGAGTGTLRAMTASGSIALLRRPQAEEEPHDAEPTGKVL is encoded by the coding sequence ATGCCTGTGTCGACGTGGGCCGTCGCCGAGCCGCAGAAGCTCACCTTCGACGAACCGGTGACCACGCTCCAGGTGCGCGTCGTCAACGGCACCGTCAACGTGGTCGGCAGCGAGGAGACGGCCGCCCGGCTGGAGATCTCCGCGCTGGAGGGCCCGCCGCTCGTGGTGACCCAGCAGGACGGCACCCTGACCGTCGCCTACGAGGACCTGCACTGGAAGAGCCTCCACAAGTGGCTTGAGGACAAGGGCTGGCGCCGCAGGGCCGTCGTCTCCGTCGTCGTGCCCGCCGACTGCGCCGTGGAGGTCGGCGCGGTCGGCGCCGAGGCCGTCGTCTCCGGAATCCGGGGACGCACCGACGTGCGCGGCGTCAGCGGTGACACCAGCGTGTCCGGCCTGACCGGCAAGGTGACCGCCGAGACGGTGTCCGGGAATCTGGAGGCCCAGGACGTCACCGGCGATCTCCGCTTCCAGTCCGTCTCCGGCGATCTGACCGTGGTCGACGGCGCCGGGACCTCCGTACGCGCCGAGTCCGTCAGCGGCGGCATGATCCTGGACCTCGACCCGTCCGGACGGCCCACCGACATCCGGCTGACCACGGTCTCCGGCGAGATCGCCATCCGGCTGCCGCACCCGGCGGACGCGACGGTCGAGGCGAACACCGCGAGCGGCACCCTGTCCAGCGCCTTCGAGGACCTGCGGGTCAGCGGACAGTGGGGGGCGAAGAAGATCACCGGCACCCTCGGCGCCGGGACCGGGACACTGCGGGCGATGACCGCATCCGGTTCCATCGCCCTGCTGCGCCGCCCGCAGGCCGAGGAAGAACCGCACGACGCCGAGCCGACCGGAAAGGTTCTCTGA